One Chloroflexota bacterium genomic window carries:
- a CDS encoding sugar ABC transporter permease, protein MTTEAGPMETPLSGGRGRGAVRSSLSSLEVDLRLFGMVAALAVLWLSFNVLSDGLFLTPRNLWNLSVQSAAVAVMTTGMVLIIVSRNIDLSIGSVLGFTAMIMALLQTEWIPNGLGLGLGQPYTWIIVVIIGIALGALIGALQGFVIAFMGVPSFIVTLGGLLIWRGAAFQLASGRTIAPLDSTFQLLGGGPKGSLGETLSWIVAGIAIIAIGIGLVANRRRRRRYGFPVRPIWADVGIGVIGSLVVATAVWVCNSYLWPPALAEAYAIENGIPIPPGGLIIPTGIAIPVLMAIGIAVLMAFLASRRKFGRYVYSIGGNPEAAVLAGVNTRWTIMRAFIVMGMLAAVAAVITTARLNAGTSALGTGVELQVIAAAVIGGTSFAGGIGTIAGGVLGAVVMQSLSTGMTLIGVENSTQDMVAGVVLIGAVGFDSWLRRRRA, encoded by the coding sequence GCCCGATGGAGACCCCACTCAGCGGCGGGCGGGGCAGGGGAGCCGTGCGCTCATCCCTGTCGAGCCTGGAGGTGGACCTCCGGCTCTTTGGCATGGTTGCGGCGCTCGCCGTCCTGTGGCTGTCCTTCAACGTCCTCTCCGACGGGCTGTTCCTGACCCCGCGCAACCTTTGGAACCTGTCCGTGCAGTCGGCGGCGGTCGCCGTCATGACGACGGGCATGGTGCTGATCATCGTGTCTCGCAACATCGACCTGTCGATCGGATCGGTGCTGGGCTTCACGGCCATGATCATGGCTCTGCTTCAGACGGAGTGGATCCCCAACGGCTTGGGCCTGGGTCTGGGTCAGCCGTACACCTGGATCATCGTGGTCATCATCGGAATCGCCCTTGGCGCGCTGATCGGCGCTCTCCAGGGATTCGTGATCGCCTTCATGGGAGTCCCTTCCTTCATCGTTACCCTGGGCGGCCTCCTCATCTGGCGCGGCGCGGCCTTCCAGCTGGCGAGTGGCCGGACGATTGCCCCGCTCGACAGCACATTTCAGCTCCTCGGCGGTGGGCCGAAGGGGTCGCTTGGCGAAACCCTGAGTTGGATCGTCGCCGGAATCGCGATCATCGCCATCGGCATCGGTCTCGTCGCCAATCGCCGCCGCCGCCGCCGCTACGGATTCCCGGTGCGCCCGATATGGGCCGACGTCGGGATCGGCGTCATCGGGAGTCTCGTGGTGGCCACCGCCGTCTGGGTCTGCAACAGCTACTTATGGCCCCCGGCCCTGGCGGAGGCGTATGCCATCGAGAACGGGATCCCCATCCCGCCGGGAGGTCTCATCATCCCGACCGGGATCGCGATCCCGGTCCTCATGGCGATCGGCATCGCCGTCCTCATGGCATTCCTCGCTTCTCGACGCAAGTTCGGCCGCTACGTGTACTCCATCGGCGGCAACCCGGAGGCCGCGGTGCTGGCCGGCGTCAACACCCGCTGGACGATCATGAGGGCGTTCATCGTCATGGGGATGCTCGCCGCCGTCGCCGCCGTCATCACCACGGCGCGCCTGAACGCGGGGACGTCCGCCCTGGGAACTGGGGTCGAGCTGCAGGTCATCGCGGCGGCCGTCATCGGCGGGACCTCGTTCGCCGGTGGCATCGGTACGATCGCCGGTGGCGTGCTCGGGGCCGTCGTCATGCAGTCTCTGTCGACGGGCATGACCCTGATCGGGGTTGAGAACTCGACGCAGGATATGGTCGCTGGGGTCGTGCTCATTGGCGCGGTCGGGTTCGACAGCTGGCTTCGGCGGCGCCGGGCGTGA
- a CDS encoding ATP-binding cassette domain-containing protein, which translates to MTDQDPSTSVTDSTAPPLVEMRSIRVSFGGVHAVNNVTVDLHAGEVVGLVGGNGAGKSTLIRTLSGAHPPDDGEIYIDGEKVSIANPHEARKYGIETIYQTLALADNVDAAANLFLGREITTRLGSLHDAAMESATREVMGRLNPKFRNFKVPVASLSGGQRQSVAIARAVYFNARILIMDEPTAALGPAETEQVRELVSQLKAQGIGIFLISHDIHDVFDLADRISVMLQGKLVGTVDKHKVTKDEVLAMIIIGKLPEQVSETEMAQLIT; encoded by the coding sequence ATGACTGACCAGGATCCTTCGACCTCCGTGACCGACTCGACGGCCCCGCCGCTCGTCGAGATGCGCAGCATCCGCGTCTCGTTCGGCGGCGTCCATGCGGTGAACAATGTCACGGTCGACCTCCATGCAGGCGAGGTCGTGGGGCTCGTCGGTGGGAACGGGGCCGGGAAGTCCACCCTGATCAGGACCCTGTCCGGTGCGCATCCGCCGGACGACGGCGAGATCTACATCGACGGCGAGAAGGTCTCGATCGCCAATCCGCACGAGGCGAGGAAGTACGGGATCGAGACGATTTACCAGACGCTGGCGCTCGCCGACAACGTGGACGCCGCGGCCAACCTGTTCCTCGGCCGCGAGATCACCACCAGGCTCGGCTCATTGCACGACGCCGCCATGGAGTCGGCGACCCGGGAGGTCATGGGACGGCTCAATCCAAAGTTCAGGAACTTCAAGGTCCCAGTGGCGTCCCTGTCCGGCGGCCAGCGCCAGTCGGTCGCCATCGCCCGGGCGGTGTACTTCAACGCCCGGATCCTGATCATGGACGAGCCCACGGCGGCTCTTGGGCCGGCGGAGACCGAGCAGGTCCGCGAGCTTGTCAGTCAGCTGAAGGCCCAGGGGATCGGCATCTTCCTCATCAGCCACGACATCCACGATGTCTTCGACCTGGCAGACCGGATCAGCGTCATGCTCCAGGGCAAGTTGGTGGGCACGGTCGACAAGCACAAGGTGACCAAGGACGAAGTCCTGGCCATGATCATCATCGGGAAACTTCCCGAGCAGGTCTCCGAAACGGAGATGGCCCAGCTGATCACGTGA
- a CDS encoding SMP-30/gluconolactonase/LRE family protein, with the protein MDVGDRVEVVVAANARLAEGPVWDARSGRLVWIDVLAKRIFLTDARTGTSDVIEVPLHVGAVVPRANGGFVAALQDGFWVVGMGSPYPMARIPEARPDLRFNDGKCDPAGRFWAGTMAYDESPAAGALYRLDADARATQVLSGVTISNGLAWSVDGRTMYFIDTPTQRIDAFSFTPSTGEIGDRRPLVHISPEIGAPDGMTIDAEGGLWVALWGGAAVHRYLHGRLDRVIKLPVTQPTSCAFGGENLDELFVTSASEGLSAEERSAQPLAGAVFRLRPGVRGMAAATFFGA; encoded by the coding sequence GTGGATGTCGGCGATCGCGTCGAAGTAGTGGTCGCGGCCAATGCGCGGCTGGCCGAGGGTCCCGTCTGGGATGCGCGTTCTGGTCGACTCGTCTGGATCGACGTTCTCGCCAAACGGATCTTCCTCACCGATGCCCGAACCGGTACCAGCGACGTGATCGAGGTGCCGCTCCACGTCGGCGCGGTCGTGCCCCGGGCGAACGGCGGGTTCGTGGCCGCGCTCCAGGACGGCTTCTGGGTCGTCGGGATGGGGTCGCCCTATCCGATGGCCCGCATTCCCGAGGCCCGGCCGGACCTGCGATTCAACGACGGCAAGTGCGACCCTGCGGGGCGATTCTGGGCGGGCACGATGGCCTACGACGAATCGCCGGCGGCTGGTGCCCTGTATCGCCTCGACGCGGATGCTCGAGCGACGCAGGTGCTCAGTGGGGTGACGATCTCCAATGGGCTTGCCTGGAGCGTCGACGGGCGCACGATGTACTTCATCGACACCCCAACGCAGCGGATCGACGCCTTCTCGTTCACGCCATCGACCGGGGAGATCGGCGATCGGCGCCCGCTGGTGCACATCTCCCCCGAGATCGGGGCGCCTGACGGCATGACCATCGACGCGGAAGGGGGGCTGTGGGTCGCCCTTTGGGGCGGCGCGGCCGTGCATCGCTACCTTCACGGTCGCCTCGACCGGGTCATCAAGCTGCCGGTCACCCAGCCGACGAGCTGCGCGTTCGGGGGCGAGAACCTGGACGAACTTTTCGTTACCTCGGCTTCCGAAGGGCTTTCGGCGGAGGAGCGC